The following proteins come from a genomic window of Streptomyces sp. NBC_01716:
- the drmC gene encoding DISARM system phospholipase D-like protein DrmC: MSRRRFEAAAATAAASLGPTRTKALTALLAQGRSPAYVLGRLQTPAALEAVSALLASMKEDGVPPAEAAAYLRGYAAAWTRRREDTEARTVWSGPSTPGTPGRATAQVLTEVVDAAEHRLIAMTYSARSYAPLTAALSEAVARGVTVDIVVETLAGAGGLLSGREPADAFSRIPGLRLWHWPTGQRPTPGGRLHAKLAVADDRILFLSSANLTAAGAERNIEAGVLLNGGPMPGRMADHIRELQRRGVLVRWPGA, encoded by the coding sequence GTGAGCCGCAGGCGCTTCGAGGCGGCGGCAGCGACGGCCGCCGCCTCGCTCGGGCCCACCCGGACGAAGGCCCTGACAGCACTCCTCGCCCAGGGCCGCTCCCCGGCGTACGTCCTCGGCAGGCTTCAGACGCCGGCCGCGCTGGAGGCCGTCTCGGCGTTGCTGGCGTCGATGAAGGAGGACGGCGTGCCCCCGGCGGAGGCGGCGGCGTATCTGCGGGGTTACGCGGCGGCCTGGACCCGCCGACGAGAGGACACCGAGGCCCGTACTGTGTGGAGCGGCCCCTCCACACCCGGGACACCTGGTCGCGCCACCGCCCAGGTACTGACGGAGGTGGTCGACGCCGCGGAGCACCGGCTCATCGCCATGACCTACTCGGCCCGCTCGTACGCACCTCTGACCGCGGCACTGTCCGAGGCCGTAGCCCGTGGCGTCACGGTGGACATCGTCGTGGAGACGTTGGCAGGCGCGGGCGGACTGCTCTCCGGACGCGAACCGGCCGACGCTTTCTCTCGCATACCGGGCCTACGGCTCTGGCACTGGCCGACAGGTCAACGCCCCACTCCCGGCGGCAGGTTGCACGCGAAACTGGCGGTGGCCGACGACCGGATCCTCTTCCTTTCCAGCGCCAACCTCACGGCGGCCGGCGCCGAGCGCAACATCGAGGCGGGCGTCCTGCTGAACGGCGGTCCCATGCCGGGACGGATGGCGGACCACATACGGGAGTTGCAGCGCCGAGGAGTTCTCGTGCGGTGGCCAGGCGCCTGA
- a CDS encoding nucleotide sugar dehydrogenase: MTINSAFQRLRVVVVGQGYVGLPLAVRSAEVGHQVVGLDIDAQRVKRLVLGESYVEDIPDSRLAPLLASGSYRPSLDASDCADFDIAIVTVPTPLRDGVPDLSYVEDAARMLGRHLRRGATVVLESTTYPGTTEELFGPLLESVSGLTVGRDFHLGYSPERIDPGNPNWTMENTPKVVSGVDVASAEAVSRFYSAIVDTVVPVTTCKEAELTKLLENTFRHVNIALANELAIFAHELGIDIWAAIDAAATKPFGFMRFTPGPGVGGHCLPIDPSYLSWRVQRTLGRSFRFVELANDVNNHMPDYVVRRLIDGLNERKKSLNGSRILLLGLAYKANTGDARETPAARIAELLAGMGADVRASDPHVDDAHPRATDLEHVRHVEATPENLAAADAVVLLADHDAFDYPLITAHAPYILDCRRRLIGTHVDSL, from the coding sequence ATGACCATCAATTCCGCGTTTCAGCGGCTCCGTGTCGTCGTGGTGGGCCAGGGGTACGTCGGGCTCCCGCTGGCGGTGAGGTCCGCCGAGGTCGGGCACCAAGTCGTCGGCCTCGATATTGACGCGCAACGCGTGAAACGGCTCGTGCTCGGAGAGTCGTACGTCGAAGACATCCCGGACTCGCGCCTGGCACCGCTCCTGGCATCAGGCTCTTACCGGCCGAGCCTCGACGCATCCGACTGCGCGGACTTCGACATTGCGATCGTCACTGTCCCCACCCCGCTCCGCGACGGGGTACCAGACCTGTCGTACGTCGAGGACGCGGCGCGGATGCTCGGACGCCATCTCAGACGGGGAGCGACCGTCGTGCTGGAGTCCACCACGTACCCCGGTACCACGGAGGAACTCTTCGGTCCGCTCCTGGAAAGCGTCTCCGGCCTGACTGTCGGCCGCGACTTCCATCTCGGCTACAGCCCCGAACGCATAGACCCCGGCAACCCCAACTGGACGATGGAGAACACCCCCAAGGTCGTCTCCGGAGTCGACGTAGCCTCAGCGGAAGCCGTCAGCCGGTTCTACTCAGCCATCGTCGACACGGTCGTCCCCGTCACCACCTGCAAGGAAGCCGAGCTGACCAAGCTGCTGGAGAACACCTTCCGGCACGTGAACATCGCTCTCGCCAACGAACTGGCGATCTTCGCCCACGAACTCGGCATCGACATCTGGGCGGCCATCGACGCCGCCGCCACCAAGCCCTTCGGATTCATGCGCTTCACCCCCGGTCCCGGCGTCGGAGGCCATTGCCTCCCCATCGACCCGTCGTACCTGTCGTGGCGCGTGCAGCGGACTTTGGGCCGCAGCTTCCGGTTCGTCGAACTGGCGAACGACGTCAACAACCACATGCCCGACTACGTCGTGCGCCGCCTCATCGACGGCCTGAACGAGCGCAAGAAGTCCCTCAACGGATCGCGGATCCTGCTCCTCGGCCTCGCCTACAAGGCCAACACCGGAGATGCCCGGGAGACCCCCGCGGCGCGAATCGCCGAGCTACTCGCCGGCATGGGCGCCGACGTCCGAGCCAGCGACCCGCACGTGGACGACGCCCACCCACGTGCGACCGATCTCGAACACGTGCGACACGTCGAGGCCACCCCCGAAAACCTCGCGGCGGCCGACGCCGTCGTCCTGCTCGCCGACCACGACGCCTTCGACTACCCGCTGATCACCGCACATGCCCCCTACATCCTCGACTGCCGTCGTCGGCTAATCGGCACACACGTCGACTCTCTCTGA
- a CDS encoding GmrSD restriction endonuclease domain-containing protein codes for MHAQETTFNELVQGEKQFQVPLYQRTYSWQRDELRQLWDDVQELVEEHLEGRPPTAHFLGSVVLAPGRITAGGMQRWLVVDGQQRLTTLMLAFTALRDRHRERGAEQKAERIHDLVLVNKYRSGDDHYRLLPTQADRDAFTACVESSPRAGGPGNVGAAYRFFLGALAAGEEIAGETWTDAVETVLSGLLSIVEITASEGDNVYRIFESINNTGVGLSQSDLLRNYLFMCLPARGESVYQNLWLPMQERLGPANLELLVWLDLVVAGNSRAKQSEIYRDQKKRLEPLSSDEAALEGEIASLARRAERLMRILEPEREPDPGLREVLERLSRWGGQTHYPLALHLLDRVDDGQATPHQAARALAYAESYMVRRLFTGHSTTGSNRVFMEMAKEMEKDDDPAEAVSRFLSKSKTGARVWPDDDAVRDAIRTRPFYKAGRSNQRFQVLRRLEESYGASEPVDYVKAHLTVEHVLPQSPAHQWLDLLAEETENGQGAEELHAVLVHTLGNLTLSADNAKLSNHPFRRKQEILDFSSLRMNQEIAGRQRWGKAEILDRAATLADRVVRLWPGPVAGTVPVDDEWPGWKELRAALLAMPAGTWTTYGDVAALIGTHAVPVGQHLASKVGLHGAYRVLTADGRISAGFRWPDGQDLGDVRSRLEAEGVSFDGADRARRSHRLTTSDLAALLGKDVADEAEPSLRADGDEQQSAASRFETQLHDNQTEETVDGVLAALRFWEQQGGHLAYGRASETSCFPTVRFGNAPASRELWPLALYPVSGTVEVVFQYLKRRPPFDDEPLRRELMNRLNGIEGIDLAEAKLDLRPSFAVEVFAAHSDEICAVLEWFAHTAALAEARRMVDEDPGTP; via the coding sequence GTGCACGCGCAGGAGACCACGTTCAACGAACTCGTCCAGGGCGAGAAGCAGTTTCAAGTGCCGCTCTATCAGCGCACCTACAGCTGGCAGCGGGATGAGCTGCGGCAACTCTGGGACGATGTTCAGGAGTTGGTCGAGGAGCACCTGGAAGGACGGCCCCCCACAGCGCACTTCCTCGGCTCCGTGGTGCTGGCCCCGGGCCGGATCACCGCCGGCGGCATGCAGCGTTGGCTCGTCGTCGACGGCCAGCAGCGGCTCACCACCCTCATGCTGGCCTTCACGGCGTTGCGCGACCGCCACCGGGAACGCGGCGCGGAGCAGAAGGCCGAGCGCATCCACGACCTCGTGCTCGTCAATAAATACCGAAGTGGCGACGACCACTACCGGCTTCTGCCCACGCAAGCGGACCGCGACGCCTTCACCGCCTGTGTCGAGAGTTCGCCCAGGGCGGGCGGCCCCGGCAACGTGGGCGCCGCCTATCGGTTCTTCCTGGGCGCCCTCGCAGCGGGCGAGGAAATCGCCGGTGAGACGTGGACGGACGCGGTGGAGACCGTGCTGAGTGGTCTGCTGTCGATCGTGGAGATCACCGCGTCGGAGGGTGACAACGTCTACCGGATCTTCGAGTCGATCAACAACACGGGGGTCGGACTGAGCCAGAGCGACCTGCTGCGCAACTACCTCTTCATGTGCCTGCCGGCCCGGGGCGAGTCCGTCTACCAGAATCTGTGGCTGCCCATGCAGGAACGGCTGGGCCCCGCCAACCTCGAACTCCTCGTCTGGCTCGACCTGGTGGTGGCCGGCAACAGCCGGGCGAAGCAGAGCGAGATCTACCGGGACCAGAAGAAGCGCCTGGAGCCTCTGAGCTCCGACGAAGCGGCCCTGGAGGGCGAGATCGCCTCCCTGGCCCGCCGGGCGGAACGTCTGATGCGGATCCTGGAACCCGAGAGGGAGCCCGACCCGGGGCTGCGCGAAGTGCTGGAGAGGCTCTCCCGGTGGGGCGGCCAGACTCACTACCCGCTGGCACTCCACCTGCTCGACCGCGTGGACGACGGGCAGGCCACACCGCACCAGGCCGCCCGGGCACTGGCGTACGCCGAGAGCTACATGGTGAGGCGTCTGTTCACCGGACACTCCACCACGGGCAGCAACCGGGTGTTCATGGAGATGGCCAAGGAGATGGAGAAGGACGACGACCCGGCCGAGGCTGTAAGCCGCTTCCTGTCGAAGAGCAAGACGGGAGCCCGCGTCTGGCCCGACGACGACGCCGTCCGCGACGCGATCCGCACCCGCCCCTTCTACAAGGCGGGCCGCAGCAACCAGCGGTTCCAGGTGCTGCGCAGGCTGGAGGAGAGCTACGGAGCCAGTGAACCAGTCGACTATGTCAAGGCGCACCTGACCGTCGAGCACGTGCTGCCTCAGAGCCCCGCGCACCAGTGGCTGGACCTGCTGGCCGAGGAGACCGAGAACGGACAGGGCGCCGAGGAACTCCACGCCGTACTCGTCCACACGTTGGGCAACCTGACTCTCTCGGCTGACAACGCGAAGCTCTCGAACCATCCTTTCCGCCGCAAGCAGGAGATCCTGGACTTCAGCTCCCTGCGAATGAACCAGGAGATCGCAGGGCGGCAACGTTGGGGGAAGGCGGAGATCCTCGACCGCGCCGCCACCCTCGCCGACCGGGTGGTACGGCTGTGGCCCGGACCCGTCGCGGGCACGGTCCCGGTGGACGACGAGTGGCCAGGATGGAAGGAGCTGCGGGCCGCGCTTCTCGCCATGCCAGCCGGGACGTGGACGACGTACGGCGATGTCGCGGCGCTCATCGGCACCCACGCCGTCCCGGTCGGCCAGCATCTGGCGTCCAAGGTGGGCCTGCACGGCGCCTACCGGGTGCTGACGGCGGACGGCCGCATCTCGGCGGGCTTCAGGTGGCCGGACGGCCAGGACCTCGGTGATGTGCGAAGCCGTCTGGAGGCCGAGGGAGTTTCCTTCGACGGCGCGGACCGGGCCCGCCGATCCCACCGGCTGACCACCTCCGACCTGGCGGCCCTGCTGGGCAAGGATGTCGCCGACGAGGCCGAGCCGTCACTGCGGGCCGACGGCGACGAGCAGCAGTCGGCGGCCAGCCGGTTCGAAACGCAGCTGCACGACAACCAGACCGAGGAGACCGTCGACGGCGTCCTGGCCGCCCTGCGCTTCTGGGAGCAGCAGGGCGGTCATCTCGCCTACGGCCGGGCAAGCGAGACCAGTTGCTTCCCCACAGTGCGTTTCGGCAACGCGCCCGCTTCCCGAGAGCTGTGGCCCCTGGCTCTCTACCCGGTCTCCGGCACCGTCGAGGTCGTCTTCCAGTATCTGAAGAGGCGTCCCCCGTTCGATGACGAGCCACTGCGGCGCGAGTTGATGAACCGCCTGAACGGGATCGAGGGCATCGACCTGGCCGAGGCGAAACTGGACCTGCGCCCGTCCTTCGCGGTGGAGGTCTTCGCCGCGCACAGTGACGAGATCTGTGCGGTGCTGGAGTGGTTCGCGCATACGGCGGCCCTCGCGGAGGCCCGCCGTATGGTGGACGAGGACCCCGGCACCCCCTGA
- a CDS encoding histidine phosphatase family protein yields the protein MHTKHIYLIKHGETEENLRGIHQGQAVGGRLSERGRDDIRAVGDSLAASEIAVGQMLVSPMSRARESAELLAAALAPDDVRVNERLVAKNSGHLGGKSRDLAAVEATRQGVPIHQLRSPGGESSEDVQARYVRLLNDVCSGPHRTTVLVGHGGGIACLLLHLTGQGFGRYLEYVPESAGLTWIEVDEGRPRIQVMNARPTALTDHVQRTARAAR from the coding sequence ATGCACACAAAGCACATCTACTTGATCAAACACGGCGAGACGGAGGAGAACCTCCGCGGCATCCACCAAGGCCAGGCCGTCGGCGGTCGTCTCAGCGAGCGCGGACGCGACGACATACGCGCCGTCGGCGACAGCCTCGCCGCCTCCGAAATCGCTGTCGGCCAGATGCTCGTCAGTCCGATGTCACGCGCCCGCGAGTCCGCTGAGCTGCTGGCCGCCGCGCTCGCACCGGACGACGTGCGGGTGAATGAGCGTCTGGTCGCGAAGAACAGCGGCCACCTCGGCGGAAAGTCAAGGGACTTGGCGGCCGTGGAAGCCACCCGCCAAGGAGTGCCGATCCACCAACTCCGCTCGCCTGGAGGCGAATCGTCCGAGGACGTCCAGGCCCGCTATGTACGCCTGCTGAACGACGTTTGCTCGGGACCGCACCGCACGACAGTCCTCGTCGGGCATGGAGGCGGAATCGCCTGCCTGCTGCTGCACCTCACCGGGCAGGGCTTCGGCCGCTACTTGGAGTACGTGCCGGAATCAGCGGGCTTGACGTGGATCGAGGTCGACGAGGGCCGTCCACGGATCCAGGTGATGAACGCGCGGCCGACCGCTTTGACCGACCACGTCCAACGCACAGCCCGTGCCGCCCGATGA
- a CDS encoding NAD-dependent epimerase/dehydratase family protein produces the protein MKIVITGGAGFIGSNLARTLTTYPQISQIRVVDNLSTGHKANIADLDVDFFEGDVQDSTLLDQAFHSADAVVHLAALPSVPRSVRDPLASHHANATGTLQVLEAARRAGNLHVIAASSSSVYGSNTHLPKHEDLATAPMSPYAVTKLATEAYLGAYHHSYGLPVLPFRFFNVYGPGQRADHPYAAAIPKWIHAAITDQPLTVHGDGTQTRDFTYVGTVSQVLTDAVLSRLNEPRPVNLAFGTRMSLLDLIPEIEAATGHHARREHKADRAGDVPHSQADGARLRALFPAIAPVPIHEGISATVNWYRTRP, from the coding sequence ATGAAGATCGTGATCACCGGCGGAGCCGGATTCATCGGCAGCAACCTCGCGCGAACCCTGACCACGTACCCCCAGATCAGCCAGATCCGGGTGGTAGACAACCTCTCCACAGGCCACAAGGCGAACATCGCCGACCTCGACGTCGACTTCTTCGAGGGCGATGTGCAGGACTCCACCCTGCTGGACCAAGCGTTCCACAGCGCGGACGCGGTCGTCCATCTGGCTGCGCTGCCTTCCGTGCCACGCTCGGTGCGAGACCCCCTGGCCAGCCACCACGCCAACGCGACCGGCACCCTGCAGGTCCTCGAAGCCGCACGCCGCGCTGGGAACCTGCACGTAATCGCTGCCTCCTCGTCCTCCGTCTACGGCTCGAACACGCACCTCCCGAAACACGAAGACCTCGCCACGGCCCCCATGAGCCCGTACGCGGTCACCAAACTCGCCACCGAGGCGTACCTGGGCGCGTACCACCACAGTTACGGCCTGCCAGTCCTGCCCTTCCGCTTCTTCAACGTCTACGGCCCTGGCCAGCGCGCCGACCACCCCTATGCCGCGGCGATCCCGAAGTGGATCCACGCCGCGATCACCGACCAGCCCCTCACCGTTCACGGCGACGGCACACAGACGCGAGACTTCACCTACGTGGGGACCGTGAGCCAGGTCCTCACCGACGCTGTCCTAAGCCGACTCAACGAACCCCGTCCCGTGAACTTGGCCTTCGGGACCCGAATGTCCCTTCTGGACCTCATACCCGAGATCGAGGCCGCGACCGGGCACCACGCCCGCCGGGAGCACAAAGCCGATCGTGCCGGCGACGTCCCACACTCACAGGCTGACGGCGCCCGATTGCGAGCGCTCTTCCCGGCGATAGCACCCGTACCGATTCACGAAGGGATCTCCGCAACGGTGAACTGGTACAGAACTCGGCCATGA
- a CDS encoding UvrD-helicase domain-containing protein: MATLGMHRDFLLEFAALEKPVQKRVFEVFEKFAAATHTGLHLEKLTHQKDPRLRTIRITGFWRGVVLKGESGDSYLLLKVLPHDKANDWAAKHRASVNEATQGIEIRNDVALARATAGLRALAAEEPTRLFPASEYPDKVLRSLGVDEEILPIIRLIPDEDHLEALHKVLPEHQYDVLLGLATGMKPEAIDRELVQAYARTAARTPGADDGDELGTAMARSRGRVALVSGPVELQGILEQPFDAWRVFLHPSQYRVAYHEGYAGPARVTGGPGTGKTVVALHRAYHLARQLPVEAPDGCVLLTTFTKDLAAELERCLTLLVEEENVRAKIRVVNVDALANEIVRAERGGAPLKLVFDQKEITARWARIARRLGTDFTDVFLDQEWRQIVLAQALTAPEQYLKASRTGRGTPLPPLKRLQVWRAVSAFEEQLRQAGEWTFLQVCAEAAHVLDGREQRPYHHVVIDEAQDLHPAQWRFLRALVAPGQDDLFLAGDTYQRIYGNRVSLRSLGVQVVGRSHRLRINYRTTQEILAWSASLLTGEEPDDMDGGNETLAGYRSTMHGERPETAAYATKPEEIEALVARVRDWTGAGVRAEDIGVAVRFVQLGRDIAQALERAGLAACVLGAGHGGPGVRIGTMHRMKGLEFRCVAVTGVNDATVPMKSAVTAVEVDAQQHQEDLNGELNLLFVACTRAREALRVSWHGAPSPFLAPVINPLP, encoded by the coding sequence ATGGCGACGCTGGGCATGCACCGGGACTTTCTGCTGGAGTTCGCGGCGCTGGAGAAACCCGTCCAGAAGAGGGTCTTCGAGGTCTTCGAGAAGTTCGCGGCAGCCACGCACACCGGGCTGCATCTGGAGAAGCTGACTCACCAGAAGGATCCACGGCTGCGGACCATCCGCATCACCGGTTTCTGGCGCGGCGTCGTTCTCAAGGGTGAGTCAGGCGACAGCTACCTGCTACTCAAGGTGCTCCCCCATGACAAGGCCAACGACTGGGCTGCCAAGCACCGGGCCTCGGTGAACGAGGCGACGCAGGGCATCGAGATACGAAACGACGTGGCCTTGGCACGCGCCACCGCAGGGTTGCGGGCGCTCGCCGCCGAGGAACCGACCCGCTTGTTCCCCGCCTCCGAGTATCCAGACAAGGTGCTGCGAAGCCTCGGCGTGGACGAGGAGATCCTGCCGATCATCCGGCTGATCCCAGACGAAGATCATCTGGAGGCGCTGCACAAGGTGCTGCCGGAGCATCAGTACGACGTGCTGCTGGGGCTCGCGACCGGTATGAAGCCCGAGGCGATCGACCGGGAACTGGTGCAGGCGTATGCCCGGACCGCCGCGCGGACTCCCGGAGCCGATGACGGCGATGAGCTGGGAACCGCGATGGCCCGTTCCCGCGGCCGAGTCGCGCTCGTGTCGGGCCCCGTCGAACTGCAAGGAATCCTGGAGCAGCCGTTCGACGCCTGGCGAGTCTTCCTACACCCGAGCCAGTACCGGGTGGCGTACCACGAGGGCTACGCCGGGCCGGCCCGGGTCACCGGCGGGCCCGGCACGGGGAAGACGGTGGTCGCCCTGCACCGGGCGTACCACCTGGCCAGGCAACTGCCCGTGGAAGCCCCCGACGGATGCGTTCTGCTCACCACCTTCACCAAGGATCTCGCGGCCGAGCTGGAGCGATGTCTGACGCTGCTGGTCGAGGAGGAGAACGTCCGGGCGAAGATCCGGGTGGTCAACGTCGACGCCCTGGCCAACGAGATCGTGCGGGCGGAACGCGGCGGCGCCCCACTGAAGTTGGTCTTTGACCAGAAGGAGATCACCGCCCGCTGGGCGCGCATCGCCCGGCGGCTGGGGACGGACTTCACAGACGTCTTCCTCGACCAGGAGTGGCGTCAGATCGTCCTGGCGCAGGCCCTGACGGCCCCGGAGCAGTACCTGAAGGCGTCGCGCACCGGCCGCGGCACACCGCTCCCACCGCTGAAACGTCTTCAGGTGTGGCGGGCTGTCTCCGCGTTCGAGGAGCAGCTGCGCCAGGCCGGCGAGTGGACGTTTCTTCAGGTGTGCGCGGAGGCGGCACACGTCCTGGACGGCCGGGAGCAGCGGCCGTACCACCATGTTGTGATCGACGAGGCGCAAGACCTGCACCCCGCGCAGTGGCGGTTCCTGCGGGCCCTGGTCGCCCCCGGTCAGGACGATCTGTTCCTCGCCGGGGACACCTACCAGCGGATTTACGGGAACCGGGTGTCGCTGCGCTCGCTCGGCGTCCAGGTCGTCGGCCGCTCGCACCGGCTGCGGATCAACTACCGGACTACGCAGGAGATCCTGGCCTGGTCGGCCTCGCTGCTGACTGGTGAGGAGCCGGACGACATGGACGGCGGGAACGAGACGCTGGCGGGATACCGCTCCACCATGCACGGAGAGCGGCCGGAGACGGCCGCGTATGCCACCAAACCCGAGGAGATCGAGGCGCTGGTGGCCCGGGTGCGGGACTGGACCGGCGCGGGGGTGCGGGCGGAGGACATCGGGGTTGCGGTGCGCTTCGTCCAGCTGGGGCGGGACATCGCCCAGGCCCTGGAGAGGGCTGGCCTCGCCGCGTGCGTGCTCGGCGCCGGGCATGGTGGCCCCGGTGTCCGGATCGGCACCATGCACCGGATGAAGGGGCTGGAGTTCCGCTGTGTCGCCGTGACCGGGGTGAACGACGCCACCGTGCCGATGAAGTCGGCCGTCACCGCGGTCGAGGTCGACGCCCAGCAGCACCAGGAGGACCTGAACGGCGAGCTGAACCTGCTCTTCGTGGCGTGCACACGGGCGCGCGAGGCGCTGCGGGTGTCCTGGCACGGGGCGCCGAGTCCGTTTCTAGCGCCGGTCATCAACCCGCTCCCGTAG
- the metG gene encoding methionine--tRNA ligase: MSRHLITSALPYINGIKHLGNMVGSMLPADVYSRYLRQRGHDVLYICATDEHGTPAELAAKEKGLPVAEFCAQAHDGQKAVYDGFELAFDYFGRSSSRQNAEITQHFARKLNENGFIEERAIRQVYSPVDGRFLPDRYVEGTCPHCGYDKARGDQCENCTRVLDPTDLIEPRSAISGSTDLEVRETKHLFLLQSKLQGEVEAWIDAVGGEWPQLSSSIARKWLTEGLHDRAITRDLDWGIPVPADTWPELAADGKVFYVWFDAPIEYIAATKEWADAAPDGEVRDWKSWWYEADNTVRYTEFMAKDNIPFHTVMFPATELGVREPWKKVDYVKGFNWLTYYGGKFSTSQKRGVFTDAALELLPADYWRYFLIANAPESDDSSFTWEHFAATVNKDLADTLGNFVNRVLSFSRKRFGDEVPAGHAAGEGEAKLGVEIARLLAEYEEQMEALQFRKAAAALRALWSAGNSYLEEKAPWLEIKTDPDGAALTLRTAMNLIHLYAVVSEPFIPASATAMRGAFALEDDTATWVTAEQAQTLDTVPAGTAFTVPPVLFAKITEEDLESYRERFGGAESA; encoded by the coding sequence ATGTCTCGACACCTGATCACCAGCGCGCTTCCCTACATCAACGGGATCAAGCACCTGGGCAACATGGTCGGGTCGATGCTTCCGGCGGACGTCTACTCCCGGTACCTCCGCCAGCGCGGTCACGACGTCCTCTACATCTGCGCCACCGACGAGCACGGCACGCCCGCCGAGCTGGCCGCGAAGGAGAAGGGGCTGCCGGTCGCCGAGTTCTGCGCGCAGGCGCACGACGGGCAGAAGGCCGTGTACGACGGCTTCGAGCTGGCCTTCGACTACTTCGGCCGCAGCTCCTCGCGGCAGAACGCCGAGATCACCCAGCACTTCGCGCGCAAGCTGAACGAGAACGGGTTCATCGAGGAGCGTGCGATCCGGCAGGTGTACTCGCCCGTCGACGGCCGCTTCCTGCCGGACCGGTACGTCGAGGGCACCTGCCCGCACTGCGGCTACGACAAGGCCCGCGGCGACCAGTGCGAGAACTGCACCCGCGTCCTTGACCCGACCGATCTCATTGAGCCGCGTTCGGCGATCAGCGGCTCCACGGACCTCGAAGTCCGCGAGACCAAGCACCTGTTCCTGCTGCAGTCCAAGCTGCAGGGCGAGGTCGAGGCGTGGATCGACGCGGTCGGTGGGGAGTGGCCGCAGCTGTCCTCGTCCATCGCCCGCAAATGGCTGACCGAGGGCCTCCACGACCGCGCCATCACCCGCGACCTGGATTGGGGCATCCCGGTTCCGGCTGATACCTGGCCGGAGCTGGCGGCCGACGGCAAGGTCTTCTACGTGTGGTTCGACGCGCCGATCGAGTACATCGCCGCGACGAAGGAGTGGGCCGACGCCGCGCCCGACGGAGAGGTCCGGGACTGGAAGTCGTGGTGGTACGAGGCCGACAACACCGTCCGCTACACCGAGTTCATGGCGAAGGACAACATCCCCTTCCACACGGTGATGTTCCCGGCCACCGAGCTCGGCGTCCGTGAGCCGTGGAAGAAGGTCGACTACGTCAAGGGCTTCAACTGGCTGACGTACTACGGCGGTAAGTTCTCCACCTCGCAGAAGCGCGGAGTGTTCACCGACGCCGCCCTGGAGCTGCTGCCCGCCGACTACTGGCGCTACTTCCTCATCGCCAACGCCCCCGAGTCCGACGACTCCTCCTTCACCTGGGAGCACTTCGCAGCGACGGTGAACAAGGACCTCGCCGACACTCTCGGCAACTTCGTCAACCGCGTGCTGTCCTTCTCCCGGAAGCGCTTCGGCGATGAGGTGCCGGCGGGGCATGCCGCTGGTGAGGGAGAGGCGAAGCTGGGCGTGGAGATCGCGCGGCTGCTCGCCGAGTACGAGGAGCAGATGGAGGCCCTCCAGTTCCGCAAGGCAGCAGCCGCGCTGCGTGCCCTGTGGTCCGCGGGCAACTCCTACCTGGAAGAGAAGGCTCCCTGGCTGGAGATCAAGACCGACCCGGACGGCGCCGCGCTGACTCTTCGCACCGCGATGAACCTGATCCACCTGTACGCGGTCGTCTCGGAGCCATTCATCCCGGCGTCGGCCACTGCCATGCGCGGCGCGTTCGCCCTGGAGGACGACACAGCGACCTGGGTGACCGCCGAGCAGGCCCAGACGCTGGACACCGTCCCGGCCGGCACCGCGTTCACCGTTCCGCCGGTCCTCTTCGCGAAGATCACGGAGGAGGACCTGGAGTCCTACCGTGAGCGATTCGGCGGCGCCGAGAGCGCCTGA